A single region of the Streptomyces virginiae genome encodes:
- a CDS encoding uracil-xanthine permease family protein → MGLGVGWTLHGDGRTPAPGAVVRPEERLSWPRTAGLGAQHVVAMFGASFVAPVLMGLDPNLAIMMSGVATVIFLLATRGRVPSYLGCSLSFVGVAAAIRAAGGDSAVVTGAVFVVGVALFLAGLVVQRFGARVIHTAMPPIVTGAVVMLIGFNLAPVTASTYWPQDQWTALLTMLFTGAAVVCLRGFWSRIAIFLGLLFGYGISWLSDLLFGKIHTTVGGEAAVDHWRLDLSAVAEADWIGFPSFHAPAFEWSAILIALPVVIALIAENAGHIKAVGEMTGDPLDDKLGTAIAADGAASMLSTAVGGPPNTTYSENIGVMAATRVYSTAAYWAAAGFALLFGLCPKFGAIVAAIPGGVLGGITVILYGMIGLLGAQIWINGGVDLRNPLNLVPAAAGIIIGIGGVKLQITDTFELGGIALGTIVVITGYHALRFMAPAHLKQEPLLDEGTSGYDEPGGGQDKPR, encoded by the coding sequence ATGGGCCTCGGCGTGGGCTGGACCCTGCACGGAGACGGGCGGACTCCCGCCCCCGGCGCGGTGGTCCGCCCGGAGGAGCGGCTGTCGTGGCCGCGGACCGCCGGGCTGGGGGCGCAGCACGTCGTGGCGATGTTCGGCGCGAGTTTCGTCGCTCCGGTGCTGATGGGGCTGGACCCGAACCTGGCCATCATGATGTCCGGCGTCGCGACGGTGATCTTCCTTCTCGCGACGCGCGGCCGGGTGCCGTCGTACCTGGGCTGCTCGCTGTCGTTCGTCGGTGTGGCGGCGGCGATCCGGGCCGCGGGCGGGGACAGCGCGGTGGTCACGGGCGCCGTGTTCGTCGTCGGCGTGGCACTGTTCCTGGCGGGCCTGGTGGTCCAGAGGTTCGGCGCCCGCGTGATCCACACGGCGATGCCGCCCATCGTGACGGGCGCCGTGGTGATGCTGATCGGGTTCAACCTGGCGCCGGTGACGGCGAGCACGTACTGGCCGCAGGACCAGTGGACGGCGCTGTTGACCATGTTGTTCACGGGGGCGGCCGTGGTCTGCCTGCGCGGGTTCTGGTCGCGCATCGCGATCTTCCTCGGGCTGCTCTTCGGGTACGGGATCTCCTGGCTCTCCGACCTGCTCTTCGGGAAGATCCACACCACGGTGGGCGGAGAGGCGGCCGTCGACCACTGGCGGCTGGACCTGTCGGCGGTCGCCGAGGCGGACTGGATCGGGTTCCCGTCCTTCCACGCGCCCGCCTTCGAGTGGTCGGCGATCCTGATCGCCCTGCCGGTGGTGATCGCGCTGATCGCGGAGAACGCCGGGCACATCAAGGCCGTCGGCGAGATGACCGGCGACCCGCTCGACGACAAGCTGGGTACGGCGATCGCGGCGGACGGTGCGGCGTCCATGCTGTCCACGGCGGTCGGCGGCCCGCCGAACACCACGTACTCCGAGAACATCGGTGTCATGGCGGCCACCCGGGTCTACTCCACGGCGGCCTACTGGGCGGCCGCGGGCTTCGCGCTGCTCTTCGGGCTGTGCCCCAAGTTCGGCGCGATCGTCGCCGCGATCCCGGGCGGGGTGCTCGGTGGCATCACGGTCATCCTGTACGGAATGATCGGCCTGCTCGGCGCCCAGATCTGGATCAACGGCGGGGTGGACCTGCGTAATCCGCTGAATCTGGTGCCGGCCGCGGCGGGCATCATCATCGGCATCGGCGGGGTGAAGCTGCAGATCACCGACACCTTCGAGCTGGGCGGTATCGCGCTGGGCACGATCGTGGTGATCACCGGCTATCACGCGCTGCGGTTCATGGCGCCGGCGCACCTCAAGCAGGAGCCCTTGCTCGACGAGGGCACCTCCGGTTACGACGAGCCCGGGGGCGGCCAGGACAAGCCCCGTTGA
- a CDS encoding DUF5995 family protein: MDAVLARMRALEERLPPQDGVAVFNRVYLTVTETLHRRIEHGGFPAPRRAETLSVRFAERYLTAVEADRAPACWRPLLQYRRHPGIRPLQHALAGINAHIGHDLALAVVATCGELNCEPRALEADFDRVGDTLVSLEEHIREDLMPGPDLLEIADPLTHLVGSWSLERARAGAWSAARLLWTLRRAPELAEEFTDSLDAGVGLVGRCLLTPRG, from the coding sequence ATGGATGCGGTGCTGGCGCGGATGCGCGCCCTGGAGGAGCGGCTCCCGCCGCAGGACGGTGTCGCCGTCTTCAACCGGGTCTACCTGACCGTGACGGAGACCTTGCACCGGCGGATCGAGCACGGCGGGTTCCCCGCGCCCCGGCGGGCCGAGACGCTCAGCGTGCGGTTCGCCGAGCGGTACCTGACGGCGGTCGAGGCGGACCGGGCCCCGGCCTGCTGGCGCCCCCTGCTGCAGTACCGCCGGCACCCCGGGATCCGTCCGCTCCAGCACGCGCTGGCCGGGATCAACGCGCACATCGGCCATGACCTGGCGCTGGCGGTGGTGGCCACGTGCGGGGAGCTGAACTGTGAACCGCGGGCGCTGGAGGCGGACTTCGACCGGGTCGGCGACACGCTGGTCTCCCTGGAGGAGCACATCCGGGAGGACCTGATGCCGGGCCCGGACCTGCTGGAGATCGCCGATCCGCTGACCCACCTGGTCGGCTCGTGGAGCTTGGAGCGCGCTCGCGCCGGGGCCTGGTCGGCGGCCCGCCTGCTGTGGACGCTGCGCCGGGCGCCGGAACTGGCCGAGGAGTTCACGGACTCCTTGGACGCGGGCGTGGGCCTGGTGGGTCGCTGCCTGCTGACCCCGCGGGGCTGA
- a CDS encoding flavin monoamine oxidase family protein: MTSTVPTTAVPHSDGQPPITMFGPDFPYAYDDFLAHPAGLGQIPATELGTEVAVIGGGLSGIISAYELMKMGLKPVVYEADQIGGRLRTVGFEGAETEGLTAEMGAMRFPPSSTALQHYIDLVGLVTEPFPNPLAEATPSTVVDLKGETHYAETIADLPQIYRDVAQAWNACLDEGADFSDMNTAMRERDVPRIREIWAKLVEKLDDETFYGFLCKSEAFKSFRKREIFGQVGFGTGGWDTDFPNSILEILRVVYTEADDHHRGIVGGSQQLPLRLWEREPEKIVHWAQGTSLSSLHDGTPRPAVTRLHRTAGNRITVTDSSGDIRTYRAAIFTAQSWMLLSKIECDDTLFPIDHWTAIERTHYMESSKLFVPVDRPFWLDKDEETGRDVMSMTLTDRMTRGTYLLDNGPDKPAVICLSYTWCDDSLKWLPLSANERMEVMLKSLGEIYPKVDIRRHIIGNPVTVSWEDEPYFMGAFKANLPGHYRYQRRLFTHFMQERLPEDKRGIFLAGDDISWTAGWAEGAVQTALNAVWGVMHHLGGSTDSTNPGPGDVYDDIAPVELPED; the protein is encoded by the coding sequence ATGACGTCCACGGTGCCCACCACCGCCGTCCCGCACAGCGACGGACAGCCGCCGATCACCATGTTCGGTCCGGACTTCCCGTACGCGTACGACGACTTCCTCGCCCACCCGGCGGGCCTCGGCCAGATACCGGCGACCGAGCTCGGCACCGAGGTCGCCGTCATCGGCGGCGGACTCTCCGGCATCATCTCCGCCTACGAGCTGATGAAGATGGGCCTCAAGCCCGTCGTCTACGAGGCCGACCAGATCGGTGGCCGCCTGCGCACCGTCGGCTTCGAGGGCGCCGAGACCGAGGGCCTCACCGCGGAGATGGGCGCCATGCGCTTCCCGCCCTCCTCCACGGCCCTGCAGCACTACATCGACCTCGTCGGCCTGGTCACCGAGCCCTTCCCGAACCCGCTCGCCGAGGCCACCCCCTCGACGGTCGTCGACCTCAAGGGCGAGACGCACTACGCCGAGACGATCGCGGACCTCCCGCAGATCTACCGCGACGTCGCCCAGGCCTGGAACGCCTGCCTCGACGAGGGCGCCGACTTCTCCGACATGAACACCGCGATGCGCGAGCGGGACGTCCCGCGCATCCGCGAGATCTGGGCCAAGCTCGTCGAGAAGCTCGACGACGAGACCTTCTACGGCTTCCTCTGCAAGTCGGAGGCCTTCAAGTCCTTCCGCAAGCGCGAGATCTTCGGCCAGGTCGGCTTCGGCACGGGCGGCTGGGACACCGACTTCCCGAACTCCATCCTGGAGATCCTGCGCGTCGTCTACACCGAGGCCGACGACCACCACCGCGGCATCGTCGGCGGCTCGCAGCAGCTGCCGCTGCGCCTGTGGGAGCGCGAGCCGGAGAAGATCGTCCACTGGGCCCAGGGCACCTCGCTGTCCTCCCTGCACGACGGCACCCCGCGCCCGGCGGTCACCCGCCTGCACCGCACGGCCGGCAACCGCATCACGGTCACCGACTCCTCCGGCGACATCCGCACGTACCGCGCCGCGATCTTCACGGCCCAGTCCTGGATGCTGCTGTCGAAGATCGAGTGCGACGACACGCTGTTCCCGATCGACCACTGGACGGCGATCGAGCGCACCCACTACATGGAGTCGTCCAAGCTGTTCGTCCCCGTCGACCGGCCGTTCTGGCTGGACAAGGACGAGGAGACCGGCCGCGACGTCATGTCGATGACCCTCACGGACCGCATGACCCGCGGCACGTACCTCCTGGACAACGGCCCGGACAAGCCCGCCGTCATCTGCCTCTCGTACACCTGGTGCGACGACAGCCTCAAGTGGCTGCCGCTGTCCGCGAACGAGCGGATGGAGGTCATGCTGAAGTCCCTCGGCGAGATCTACCCCAAGGTCGACATCCGCCGGCACATCATCGGCAACCCGGTCACCGTGTCCTGGGAGGACGAGCCCTACTTCATGGGCGCGTTCAAGGCCAACCTCCCGGGCCACTACCGCTACCAGCGCCGCCTGTTCACGCACTTCATGCAGGAGCGCCTCCCCGAGGACAAGCGCGGCATCTTCCTCGCGGGCGACGACATCTCCTGGACGGCCGGCTGGGCCGAGGGCGCGGTCCAGACCGCCCTCAACGCCGTCTGGGGCGTCATGCACCACCTCGGTGGATCCACGGACTCCACCAACCCGGGCCCGGGCGACGTCTACGACGACATCGCCCCGGTCGAACTCCCCGAGGACTGA
- a CDS encoding carbon-nitrogen hydrolase family protein, translating to MPPLRTALLQSSGVLGDTAENLKALDEAAARAAQSGAGLLVTSEMFLTGYALDLQDIPGLAEPADGASAQAIGEIARRHGIAVLYGYPEGADGVVYNAAQLIGPDGAALANYRKTHLFGCFEQDAFTPGDTPVVQADLNGLRIGIMICYDVEFPENVRAHALAGTDLLLVPTAQMHPFQFVAEQLVPVRAFENQMYIAYVNRTGPEGEFEFVGLSCLASPDGVTRTRAGRGEELVFGEADPELLSASRENNPYLRDRRPGLYASLV from the coding sequence ATGCCCCCGCTGCGCACCGCCCTCCTCCAGAGCTCCGGAGTTCTCGGCGACACCGCCGAGAACCTCAAGGCGCTCGACGAGGCAGCGGCGCGCGCCGCACAGAGCGGGGCCGGGCTCCTCGTGACCTCGGAGATGTTCCTGACCGGCTACGCGCTGGACCTCCAGGACATCCCCGGCCTCGCCGAACCGGCCGACGGCGCCAGTGCCCAGGCCATCGGCGAGATCGCCCGCCGCCACGGGATCGCCGTCCTGTACGGATACCCGGAGGGCGCGGACGGCGTCGTCTACAACGCCGCCCAGCTCATCGGCCCCGACGGCGCGGCGCTGGCGAACTACCGCAAGACCCACCTCTTCGGCTGCTTCGAACAGGACGCCTTCACCCCCGGCGACACCCCCGTCGTCCAGGCGGACCTGAACGGCCTCCGCATCGGCATCATGATCTGCTACGACGTGGAGTTCCCCGAGAACGTCCGGGCGCACGCGCTCGCCGGCACCGACCTCCTCCTGGTGCCGACCGCGCAGATGCACCCGTTCCAGTTCGTCGCCGAACAGCTGGTCCCCGTAAGGGCCTTCGAGAACCAGATGTACATCGCGTACGTCAACCGCACCGGCCCGGAAGGCGAGTTCGAGTTCGTCGGACTCAGCTGCCTGGCGAGCCCCGACGGGGTCACCCGAACCCGGGCCGGACGCGGCGAGGAGCTGGTGTTCGGCGAGGCCGACCCCGAGCTGCTGTCCGCATCGCGCGAGAACAACCCGTACCTGCGCGACCGCCGCCCCGGGCTCTACGCCTCCCTCGTCTGA
- a CDS encoding GNAT family N-acetyltransferase — MSPESGTLCGSEVLDNPVWAALTGPHREFAEFAPAGLAARYTLDTSPFAALADPRDPRAWADLAALVGPGEEVWVTGLLTPPPGWETVVSVPGVQLDGRAVRAGAEPEAIRLGPADVKDMLELVGLTRPGPFLDRTVELGTYLGVRHEGRLVAMAGERMRPTGWSEISAVCTHPDHRGRGLAGRLVRAVAAEVRERGDRPFLQAAEANTGAVRLYEAMGFTLRRSPLFLGLRTPRP, encoded by the coding sequence ATGTCCCCCGAGAGCGGCACGCTGTGCGGCAGTGAGGTCCTCGACAATCCGGTCTGGGCCGCGCTGACCGGGCCGCACCGCGAGTTCGCCGAGTTCGCGCCCGCGGGTCTGGCGGCCCGCTACACCCTGGACACGTCGCCGTTCGCGGCGCTCGCCGATCCGCGGGATCCGCGGGCGTGGGCGGATCTGGCCGCGCTGGTCGGTCCCGGGGAGGAGGTGTGGGTGACCGGGTTGCTGACCCCGCCGCCGGGGTGGGAGACGGTGGTGAGCGTTCCGGGTGTGCAGCTGGACGGCCGGGCGGTACGGGCCGGGGCCGAGCCGGAGGCGATACGGCTGGGGCCCGCCGATGTGAAGGACATGCTGGAGCTGGTGGGGCTGACCCGGCCCGGCCCGTTCCTGGACCGGACGGTGGAGCTGGGCACGTACCTCGGGGTCCGCCACGAGGGTCGGCTGGTCGCGATGGCCGGGGAGCGGATGCGGCCGACGGGCTGGTCGGAGATCAGCGCGGTGTGCACGCACCCGGACCACCGGGGCCGGGGCCTGGCGGGTCGGCTGGTACGCGCGGTCGCGGCGGAGGTCCGTGAGCGCGGGGACCGCCCGTTCCTGCAGGCGGCGGAGGCGAACACCGGGGCGGTGCGGCTCTACGAGGCGATGGGCTTCACCCTGCGCCGCAGCCCCCTGTTCCTGGGCCTGCGCACCCCGCGGCCGTAG
- a CDS encoding Lrp/AsnC family transcriptional regulator: MRLNDLDERIVHALAEDARRSYADIGSEVGLSAPAVKRRVDRLRAEGAITGFTVRVDPAAMGWETEGFIEIYCRHNTSPDDIRRGLERYPEVVSASTVTGDADALVQVFASDMRHFERVLERIAGEPFVERTKSVLVLSPLLRRFTSGAPA, translated from the coding sequence GTGCGACTGAACGATCTCGACGAACGCATCGTGCACGCCCTCGCCGAGGACGCCCGCCGCTCCTACGCGGACATCGGCTCCGAGGTCGGGCTCTCCGCGCCCGCCGTCAAGCGGCGCGTGGACCGGCTACGCGCCGAAGGAGCCATCACCGGCTTCACCGTCCGCGTGGACCCGGCCGCCATGGGCTGGGAGACCGAGGGCTTCATCGAGATCTACTGTCGGCACAACACCTCGCCGGACGACATCCGGCGAGGACTGGAGCGATACCCCGAGGTGGTGTCCGCGTCGACCGTCACCGGCGACGCGGACGCCCTCGTCCAGGTCTTCGCCTCCGACATGCGCCACTTCGAGCGGGTCCTGGAACGCATCGCCGGCGAGCCCTTCGTGGAACGCACCAAGTCGGTACTCGTCCTCTCCCCGCTCCTGCGCCGCTTCACCTCGGGCGCGCCCGCCTAG
- a CDS encoding amino acid permease, which produces MLDHGQAPPLASEARRPVNPLLRRKPVEQLVSEGGQGEGGALKRSLTMWQLTMISIGATLGTGIFVVLGEATPIAGPAVFIAFIVAGLTALFSALSYAELAGSIPVSGSSYSYAYATMGELIAWVCGWCLILEYGVSVAAVAVGWGQYLNELLDGTLGITIPEGFSAPLGEGGYINMPALVVVLLCMVFLLRGAKESARINSIMVGVKIVTLAVFIVIGFMGIKAGNYTPLAPLGITAISTAASMLFFSYIGFDAASTAGEEAKNPKKDLPRAIMLSLGIVTVIYCLVALVAVGAMPWQEFEGSEAALAQIMENVTGHSFWSVVLAAGAVVAIASVVFAVLYGQTRILFAMSRDGLMPKAFAKVDPKTGTPRVNTIIVCLFCGLLAAFIPLGELANATSIGTLFAFALVNVAVIILRQTRPEMNRTFKVALFPVTPIVGFLLCAYLMTELPGITWLVFGGWMVVGLVIYFFYGMRRSSLATVAALADTAEEVAEQK; this is translated from the coding sequence GTGCTCGACCACGGCCAGGCGCCACCGCTCGCCTCCGAGGCCCGTAGGCCCGTCAACCCGCTGCTCCGCCGCAAGCCGGTGGAGCAGTTGGTCTCCGAGGGCGGCCAGGGTGAGGGCGGCGCGCTGAAGCGTTCGCTCACGATGTGGCAGCTGACCATGATCAGCATCGGCGCGACCCTGGGCACCGGCATCTTCGTCGTCCTCGGCGAAGCCACCCCGATCGCCGGCCCGGCCGTCTTCATCGCCTTCATCGTCGCGGGCCTGACCGCGCTGTTCTCGGCGCTCTCCTACGCCGAGCTCGCGGGCTCCATCCCCGTCTCCGGCTCCTCGTACTCCTACGCCTACGCCACCATGGGTGAGCTCATAGCCTGGGTCTGCGGCTGGTGCCTGATCCTGGAGTACGGCGTCTCCGTCGCGGCCGTCGCCGTCGGCTGGGGCCAGTACCTCAACGAGCTGCTCGACGGCACCCTCGGCATCACCATCCCCGAGGGCTTCTCCGCCCCGCTGGGCGAGGGTGGCTACATCAACATGCCCGCCCTGGTCGTCGTCCTGCTCTGCATGGTCTTCCTGCTCCGCGGGGCCAAGGAGAGCGCCCGGATCAACTCGATCATGGTCGGCGTCAAGATCGTGACCCTCGCGGTCTTCATCGTCATCGGCTTCATGGGCATCAAGGCCGGCAACTACACCCCGCTGGCCCCGCTCGGCATCACCGCCATCAGCACCGCCGCCTCGATGCTCTTCTTCTCGTACATCGGCTTCGACGCCGCCTCCACCGCCGGTGAGGAAGCCAAGAACCCGAAGAAGGACCTGCCGCGCGCGATCATGCTCTCGCTCGGCATCGTCACCGTGATCTACTGCCTCGTCGCCCTGGTCGCCGTCGGCGCCATGCCGTGGCAGGAGTTCGAGGGCAGCGAGGCCGCCCTGGCCCAGATCATGGAGAACGTCACCGGACACTCCTTCTGGAGCGTCGTCCTCGCCGCGGGCGCCGTCGTCGCCATCGCCAGCGTCGTCTTCGCCGTCCTCTACGGCCAGACCCGCATCCTCTTCGCCATGTCCCGCGACGGCCTGATGCCCAAGGCCTTCGCCAAGGTCGACCCGAAGACCGGCACCCCCCGCGTCAACACGATCATCGTCTGCCTCTTCTGCGGACTGCTCGCCGCCTTCATCCCGCTGGGTGAGCTGGCGAACGCCACCAGCATCGGCACGCTCTTCGCGTTCGCCCTCGTCAACGTGGCCGTCATCATCCTGCGCCAGACCCGCCCCGAGATGAACCGCACCTTCAAGGTCGCGCTCTTCCCGGTCACCCCGATCGTGGGCTTCCTCCTCTGCGCCTACCTGATGACGGAGCTGCCCGGAATCACCTGGCTGGTCTTCGGTGGCTGGATGGTCGTCGGGCTCGTGATCTACTTCTTCTACGGCATGCGCCGCTCCAGCCTGGCCACTGTGGCCGCCTTGGCCGACACGGCCGAGGAGGTCGCTGAACAGAAGTGA
- a CDS encoding GDSL-type esterase/lipase family protein, whose protein sequence is MQRHPDEPAPWQDALPFLRGVAWLDRGRPVRADPADTMRLPWDTGERSTLPIGVRLEFTTETARAVEVRYRATVPGPTDALRDLAHGFALWDRHGVVTEVFTDPAAEAVVRIDLGGGTGPFTLHPPETQSPLILGLRGIGGPLAPAPSGPRWVVHGDSITEGWWSTRPAHGWPAVAGRALGWDTVNLGYAGAARGELTTAEQLAGLPADVLTLAFGTNCWSRVPFSAPLLYETTRAFLELVRQGHPRTPILLVSPVLRPDAERTPNKLGATLGALRDAMERATRDRIAAGDDRLAVLPGRDLLGPEHLADGLHPNDSGHQVLGLAVATALRRTGFGVG, encoded by the coding sequence CTGCAGCGCCATCCGGACGAGCCTGCGCCCTGGCAGGACGCGCTGCCCTTCCTGCGCGGGGTCGCCTGGCTGGACCGGGGGCGGCCGGTCCGCGCCGATCCGGCCGACACCATGCGGCTGCCCTGGGACACCGGTGAGCGCTCCACCCTGCCCATCGGCGTCCGGCTGGAGTTCACCACCGAGACCGCGCGGGCGGTGGAGGTCCGCTACCGGGCGACCGTGCCCGGCCCCACCGACGCGCTGCGCGACCTCGCGCACGGCTTCGCGTTGTGGGACCGGCACGGGGTGGTCACCGAGGTGTTCACCGACCCGGCCGCCGAAGCCGTCGTACGGATCGATCTGGGCGGCGGCACCGGCCCCTTCACCCTCCACCCGCCCGAGACCCAGTCCCCGCTGATCCTCGGGCTGCGCGGGATCGGCGGGCCGCTCGCCCCGGCGCCGTCGGGGCCGCGCTGGGTGGTGCACGGCGACTCCATCACCGAGGGCTGGTGGTCCACCCGCCCCGCGCACGGCTGGCCCGCCGTCGCCGGACGGGCGCTCGGCTGGGACACCGTCAACCTCGGCTACGCGGGGGCCGCGCGCGGTGAGTTGACCACCGCCGAACAGCTCGCGGGCCTGCCCGCCGACGTCCTCACCCTGGCCTTCGGCACCAACTGCTGGTCCCGGGTGCCGTTTTCGGCCCCCCTGCTGTACGAGACCACGCGCGCGTTCCTCGAACTGGTCCGCCAAGGGCATCCGCGGACCCCGATCCTGCTGGTCTCCCCCGTCCTACGGCCCGACGCCGAGCGCACCCCGAACAAGCTCGGCGCCACCCTCGGCGCCCTGCGGGACGCGATGGAGCGGGCCACCCGGGACCGGATCGCCGCCGGGGACGACCGGTTGGCCGTGCTCCCGGGCCGGGACCTGCTCGGTCCCGAGCACCTGGCGGACGGGCTGCACCCCAACGACAGCGGACATCAGGTTCTCGGCCTCGCTGTGGCCACGGCTCTGCGGCGCACCGGGTTCGGTGTCGGGTGA
- a CDS encoding SCO0930 family lipoprotein, with protein sequence MGIKRGTTLAAAAIVVVLAATACGPTDDKAADTTKPVGAAAAAQDSKAPPAADGAYGSDGGYGAAGGGSGAAPATDAKPAGQLAMASNDKVGPVLTDSAGFTLYRFDKDTAKPPKSNCDGDCEKTWPVVAAGDVTAAAGMDPALLGEVVRTDGSKQLTVGGWPAYRYSKDTKAGDLNGQGVGGVWFALAADGKKAAKGAPTATPAPAAPAEGEGGGEAPAGGAAEADGKLSVAKDPKLGEHIVDGKGMTVYRFKPDTQWPMTSKCVGDCLAKWPAVAPLDKAKDKGIVEKNYTVLNRPDGQKQQSVDCWPVYTFTGDKKPGDVNGQGVGGTWYAVSPDGKLITVQ encoded by the coding sequence ATGGGCATCAAGCGCGGAACCACCCTGGCCGCGGCCGCGATCGTCGTCGTCCTCGCGGCGACGGCCTGCGGCCCCACGGACGACAAGGCCGCGGACACGACCAAGCCGGTCGGGGCCGCCGCAGCCGCTCAGGACAGCAAGGCCCCGCCCGCCGCCGACGGCGCCTACGGCTCCGACGGAGGCTACGGTGCCGCGGGCGGAGGCTCCGGAGCCGCGCCCGCCACGGACGCCAAGCCGGCCGGACAGCTCGCGATGGCCTCCAACGACAAGGTCGGGCCGGTCCTGACCGACAGCGCCGGCTTCACCCTCTACCGCTTCGACAAGGACACGGCCAAGCCGCCGAAGTCCAACTGCGACGGGGACTGCGAGAAGACCTGGCCGGTGGTCGCCGCCGGTGACGTCACCGCCGCCGCCGGCATGGACCCGGCGCTGCTGGGCGAGGTGGTGCGCACCGACGGCAGCAAGCAGCTGACGGTGGGCGGCTGGCCCGCGTACCGCTACAGCAAGGACACCAAGGCGGGCGACCTCAACGGTCAGGGCGTCGGCGGCGTGTGGTTCGCGCTCGCGGCGGACGGCAAGAAGGCCGCGAAGGGGGCGCCGACCGCGACCCCGGCACCCGCGGCCCCGGCCGAGGGCGAGGGCGGGGGCGAGGCTCCGGCGGGTGGCGCCGCCGAGGCCGACGGGAAGCTGTCGGTGGCCAAGGACCCCAAGCTGGGCGAGCACATCGTCGACGGCAAGGGCATGACCGTCTACCGGTTCAAGCCGGACACCCAGTGGCCGATGACCTCCAAGTGCGTGGGCGACTGCCTCGCCAAGTGGCCGGCCGTCGCACCGCTGGACAAGGCCAAGGACAAGGGCATCGTCGAGAAGAACTACACGGTGCTCAACCGCCCGGACGGCCAGAAGCAGCAGAGCGTCGACTGCTGGCCCGTCTACACCTTCACCGGTGACAAGAAGCCCGGCGACGTCAACGGCCAGGGCGTGGGCGGCACCTGGTACGCCGTGTCCCCCGACGGCAAGCTCATCACCGTCCAGTAG
- a CDS encoding LytR/AlgR family response regulator transcription factor, translating to MLRVLAVDDEKPLLEELLYLLRSDPRVRSAEGASDATEALRRVTRALESGPDGADAIDVVFLDIHMAGLTGLDIARLLAGFARPPLIVFVTAHEGFAVQAFDLKAVDYVLKPVRPERLAEAVRRACAQLGRSEESPAGMPTGDASAGGPAVPAPRRPVAEVTVADRASDQIAVELGGVTRFVAIADISYVEAQGDYARLHTDEGSHLVRIPVSTLEERWAARGFVRIHRRHLVALARIDELRLEAGTTSVRVGTAELQVSRRHARELRDLLMRHATG from the coding sequence ATGCTGCGCGTACTGGCCGTCGACGACGAGAAGCCGCTCCTGGAGGAACTCCTCTACCTGCTCCGCTCGGACCCCCGGGTGCGCAGCGCGGAGGGTGCCTCGGACGCCACCGAGGCCCTGCGTCGGGTCACCCGGGCGCTGGAGTCCGGCCCGGACGGGGCCGACGCCATCGACGTGGTGTTCCTGGACATCCACATGGCCGGGCTGACCGGGCTGGACATCGCCCGACTGCTGGCCGGGTTCGCGCGGCCCCCGCTGATCGTGTTCGTCACCGCCCACGAGGGCTTCGCCGTACAGGCCTTCGACCTGAAGGCCGTGGACTACGTGCTCAAGCCCGTGCGCCCGGAGCGACTGGCCGAGGCCGTCCGGCGGGCCTGCGCGCAGCTGGGCCGGTCCGAGGAGAGCCCGGCGGGCATGCCGACCGGCGACGCCTCGGCGGGCGGCCCGGCCGTTCCGGCGCCGCGACGCCCGGTCGCCGAGGTCACCGTCGCCGACCGGGCGTCGGACCAGATCGCCGTGGAACTGGGCGGGGTCACCCGCTTCGTGGCGATCGCGGACATCTCCTACGTGGAGGCGCAGGGCGACTACGCCCGCCTGCACACCGACGAGGGCAGCCACCTGGTCCGGATCCCGGTGTCCACCCTCGAGGAGCGTTGGGCGGCGCGCGGGTTCGTACGGATCCACCGCCGTCATCTGGTGGCGCTGGCCCGGATCGACGAACTCCGGCTGGAGGCCGGCACCACCAGTGTCCGCGTGGGAACCGCGGAGCTCCAGGTGAGCCGAAGACACGCGCGGGAGCTGCGCGACCTGCTGATGCGGCACGCGACCGGCTGA